One segment of Paenibacillus rhizovicinus DNA contains the following:
- a CDS encoding peptidylprolyl isomerase — protein sequence MTIASNKQARRRKGKQVRTEAKEEAGSPRRRGTGQSGRKLKLAGAGLLALLAILIGVSVYRAQAAKIPSVPDTAVVATIDGEPVTAAEFLGMQTTKRAGVYDYFQQTYKLGDTPDFWTSAYGGERPADKLREETMTAIAGDKVQLMLAKQEGIVQDITYEAVLKQWESENKRRAQTLKKGGLVYGPAHLDAAFYYDTWLTENVERLKAKLAQRDAFTEAQVNAYYEQHIADYIGQATIRTSVVSLTCQPEDCKAADSSARKQMEQVRAGLAAGEDWTTLEERYKNSGSAVQFASRTFDAASAKEDTMMDPLLLQAAKKLHRNEVSGLVEENGVLYVVKVLSVEQPKAVPVSEFSGQIRKQLSDEAYAKLIAARTKQADIVIDHRVYDKLEAE from the coding sequence ATGACGATCGCATCGAACAAGCAGGCGCGCAGGCGCAAAGGGAAGCAGGTCCGCACGGAAGCGAAAGAGGAAGCGGGTTCTCCCCGCCGCCGCGGAACAGGCCAATCGGGACGCAAGTTGAAGCTGGCAGGCGCAGGCTTGCTCGCGCTGCTCGCCATCTTGATCGGCGTATCCGTCTATCGGGCGCAGGCTGCGAAGATACCGTCAGTACCGGATACGGCAGTCGTGGCCACGATCGACGGGGAGCCCGTGACGGCGGCCGAATTTCTCGGCATGCAGACGACGAAGCGCGCCGGCGTTTATGATTATTTTCAACAAACCTATAAGCTTGGCGACACGCCGGACTTCTGGACGAGCGCATACGGCGGCGAACGGCCGGCCGATAAGCTGCGCGAAGAGACGATGACGGCTATCGCGGGCGATAAGGTGCAGCTTATGCTGGCCAAGCAGGAAGGCATCGTGCAGGACATTACCTACGAGGCCGTGCTGAAGCAGTGGGAATCGGAAAACAAGCGGAGGGCGCAGACGCTGAAGAAGGGCGGTCTCGTTTACGGTCCGGCGCATTTGGATGCGGCCTTCTATTACGATACATGGCTGACGGAGAACGTGGAGCGGCTTAAGGCGAAGCTGGCGCAGCGGGATGCGTTTACGGAGGCGCAGGTGAATGCTTACTACGAGCAGCATATCGCCGACTATATCGGGCAAGCAACGATCCGGACGTCAGTGGTCTCGCTGACATGCCAGCCGGAGGACTGCAAGGCCGCCGATTCGTCGGCGCGCAAGCAGATGGAGCAAGTGAGAGCCGGGTTGGCAGCCGGAGAGGATTGGACGACCTTAGAGGAACGGTATAAGAACAGCGGCAGCGCGGTTCAGTTTGCTTCCCGGACCTTCGACGCGGCTTCCGCGAAAGAAGATACGATGATGGATCCGCTGCTGCTGCAGGCTGCTAAGAAGCTGCATCGGAATGAGGTCAGCGGGCTTGTGGAGGAGAATGGCGTACTCTATGTCGTAAAGGTATTGTCCGTCGAGCAGCCGAAGGCTGTTCCGGTATCGGAGTTCAGCGGCCAAATTCGGAAGCAGTTGTCGGACGAAGCGTACGCCAAGCTGATCGCGGCACGGACGAAACAGGCCGATATCGTCATTGATCATCGCGTGTACGACAAGCTGGAAGCGGAATAG
- a CDS encoding alpha/beta hydrolase, with protein MKERIFELRCKDGSRRYAAEWEAEESRDVHAVIALVHGMGEHIGRYRHVAEMFTHAGYAVFGFDQVGHGQTAGKRGHTKSYPALMDGIDAMLAEAAARFPGTPVFLYGHSMGGNVTLNYVLRRKPDVAGVIVTGPWLRLAFNPPPLQLIIARVVNRLFPAYTNDRPMVGDHLTSDPEMVKRYQEDPLGHGAITARFFLSVQGAGLWAIKHAPEWRVPLLLMHGGTDKVTSILASRQFADAAGSRCTFMEWPSLKHELHNELDREEVFDVMRDWLKEQLEDA; from the coding sequence ATGAAGGAGCGCATATTCGAGCTTCGGTGCAAGGATGGATCGCGGCGGTACGCGGCGGAATGGGAAGCGGAGGAATCGCGGGACGTTCACGCCGTCATTGCCCTCGTGCACGGCATGGGCGAGCATATCGGCCGCTACCGGCATGTCGCCGAAATGTTCACGCATGCGGGATACGCCGTCTTCGGCTTCGACCAGGTCGGTCACGGCCAAACCGCAGGCAAGCGCGGGCACACCAAATCGTATCCGGCTTTGATGGACGGCATCGACGCGATGCTGGCCGAAGCCGCTGCACGGTTTCCCGGGACGCCCGTGTTTCTGTACGGACACAGCATGGGCGGCAACGTCACGCTGAATTACGTCCTGCGGCGCAAGCCGGATGTTGCCGGCGTCATCGTAACAGGCCCTTGGCTGCGGCTCGCCTTTAATCCGCCGCCGCTCCAGCTGATCATCGCGCGTGTCGTGAACCGGCTGTTTCCGGCGTATACGAACGACAGGCCGATGGTCGGCGACCATTTGACCTCCGATCCCGAGATGGTCAAACGGTATCAGGAGGATCCGCTCGGCCATGGCGCCATCACGGCGCGTTTCTTCCTCAGCGTGCAAGGTGCCGGATTATGGGCGATCAAGCATGCGCCGGAATGGCGCGTCCCGCTGCTGCTCATGCACGGCGGTACGGACAAAGTGACTTCCATCCTGGCCAGCAGGCAGTTTGCCGATGCCGCCGGCTCCAGGTGCACGTTCATGGAATGGCCCAGCCTCAAGCACGAGCTGCACAACGAACTGGACCGCGAAGAAGTGTTCGACGTCATGCGGGATTGGCTTAAGGAGCAGCTTGAGGATGCTTGA
- a CDS encoding GNAT family N-acetyltransferase, giving the protein MNEFSIPCEDIVLRLFRPEDLDDFHAITHEPEIVRYLPGWNADSKDIRADWLINYEIPGNERFLEAVREGREIGDRQLRLVMALRETGAFIGWVCTSVKEELPPPNREIMYGISAAYSGKGYATQAASGMIGYLFGQGLAEELNAIALTHNAASNRVIVKCGFQPVGDIAIDGETYHHYKLLRNGFGTF; this is encoded by the coding sequence ATGAACGAATTCAGCATTCCGTGCGAAGACATTGTATTGCGGCTTTTTCGGCCCGAGGATTTGGATGACTTTCACGCGATCACGCATGAGCCGGAGATCGTCCGTTACTTGCCTGGCTGGAACGCCGATTCTAAGGATATTCGCGCGGATTGGCTGATCAATTACGAAATTCCGGGCAATGAACGATTCCTTGAAGCCGTTCGGGAGGGCAGGGAGATCGGGGATCGGCAGCTGAGACTGGTCATGGCGTTGAGAGAGACGGGCGCCTTCATCGGCTGGGTCTGCACGTCCGTCAAGGAGGAGCTGCCGCCGCCGAACCGGGAGATCATGTACGGCATTTCCGCCGCATACAGCGGCAAAGGCTACGCGACGCAAGCGGCTTCCGGCATGATCGGGTATCTGTTCGGACAGGGACTGGCGGAGGAATTGAACGCCATCGCCCTCACGCATAACGCGGCGTCCAACCGGGTCATCGTCAAATGCGGCTTCCAGCCGGTCGGCGACATCGCGATCGACGGCGAGACGTATCATCACTATAAGTTGTTGCGAAACGGGTTTGGGACTTTCTAG
- a CDS encoding zinc-dependent alcohol dehydrogenase, whose translation MNRTARIESSRGDHYMQALIYEGPQEMAIRETDKPVPGEDEILIRVAYSGICGSELSGYLGRNSLRKPPLIFGHEFSGTIAEIGSRAEAEGRWRIGQRVTANPLVTCGQCEPCATGRQQLCASRKLLSAALPGSNAEYVKIPAAFVYAVPDSITLQQAAMTEPAACAIRAAELAALKPSDTVLIVGMGPIGLLALQAVRQHGVQDVIAVDMNADRLQIASKLGARHIVCPGAGVDTLEEVKRLTGGAGVNAAIDAVGSGATRKQCVLACKGGGRTVFTGLHEEESTLPINIAIRNEVTMTGAFAYSATNFRTALKWIEEGRIGLAEGVIEAPLEEGGRWFETLLKQPGHVSKVLLIPGGGA comes from the coding sequence ATGAACCGAACCGCACGAATCGAATCGTCGAGGGGAGATCATTACATGCAGGCGCTCATCTATGAAGGACCGCAAGAAATGGCCATCAGGGAAACGGACAAGCCCGTACCCGGCGAAGACGAGATTCTGATCCGCGTCGCGTACTCCGGGATTTGCGGATCGGAGCTCAGCGGATATTTAGGGCGGAACTCGCTCCGCAAGCCGCCGCTTATCTTCGGCCACGAGTTCTCCGGCACGATTGCGGAGATCGGCAGCCGGGCCGAAGCGGAGGGCCGCTGGCGGATCGGCCAGCGCGTCACGGCTAATCCGCTGGTGACTTGCGGACAATGCGAACCTTGCGCGACAGGCAGGCAGCAGCTGTGCGCCTCTCGTAAGCTGTTGTCCGCCGCGCTGCCCGGCAGCAACGCGGAGTATGTCAAGATCCCGGCGGCGTTCGTATACGCCGTGCCGGATTCGATCACGCTGCAGCAAGCGGCCATGACGGAGCCTGCCGCCTGCGCGATCCGCGCGGCGGAGCTGGCGGCGCTCAAACCGTCGGATACGGTGCTGATCGTCGGCATGGGACCGATCGGGCTGCTCGCGCTGCAAGCGGTGCGCCAGCATGGCGTGCAGGACGTGATCGCCGTCGACATGAACGCGGACCGATTGCAGATCGCCTCCAAGCTCGGCGCGAGGCATATCGTCTGTCCGGGAGCAGGCGTCGATACGCTGGAAGAAGTGAAACGGCTGACCGGCGGAGCGGGCGTTAACGCCGCCATCGACGCGGTTGGCTCGGGCGCGACGCGCAAGCAGTGCGTGCTTGCCTGCAAAGGCGGCGGACGCACCGTGTTCACGGGGCTGCACGAGGAAGAATCGACGCTGCCGATCAATATCGCGATTCGGAACGAAGTGACGATGACGGGCGCTTTTGCCTACTCCGCCACGAACTTCCGGACGGCGCTCAAGTGGATCGAAGAAGGACGCATCGGGCTTGCCGAGGGCGTGATCGAAGCGCCGCTTGAGGAAGGCGGCCGCTGGTTCGAGACGCTGCTGAAGCAGCCGGGCCATGTATCGAAAGTGTTACTTATACCAGGAGGTGGGGCATAA
- a CDS encoding cupin domain-containing protein, producing the protein MPRFEEWHTSGPGVERKIFKPGKTIMSMMVTMKSGAIGKAHSHPHEQLSYVVSGRLQLEMNGEFSVAEAGEQFVIPGDAVHEVTALEDTVVVETFTPLRADLLATITDSE; encoded by the coding sequence ATGCCGCGTTTTGAGGAATGGCATACGTCGGGTCCCGGCGTCGAACGGAAGATTTTCAAGCCGGGCAAGACGATCATGAGCATGATGGTAACGATGAAGTCCGGCGCGATCGGAAAAGCGCATTCGCATCCGCACGAGCAGCTGTCGTACGTCGTCAGCGGCAGGCTGCAGCTGGAGATGAACGGTGAATTCTCGGTGGCCGAAGCGGGAGAGCAGTTCGTCATTCCCGGCGACGCGGTGCATGAGGTGACGGCGCTGGAAGATACGGTCGTCGTCGAAACGTTCACTCCGCTGCGCGCGGATTTGCTGGCGACCATTACGGACAGCGAGTAA
- a CDS encoding phosphoesterase, translated as MQKVFFISDHHFGHKHIIDFETRPFSNVDEMNETMIERWNAVVGKDDKVFHLGDFSFLNRDKTAAIVSRLNGYKHLILGNHDRGRSRQWWLDVGFDEVSEHPVIYKDFFFLSHEPMYMNKHMPYVNVHGHIHGQKYESVNYFNVSVEHWDYTPLTFEQIRDAVVPSEEQG; from the coding sequence TTGCAAAAGGTATTTTTCATATCCGACCATCATTTCGGCCATAAGCATATTATCGATTTTGAAACGCGGCCGTTCTCGAACGTCGACGAGATGAACGAAACGATGATCGAGCGATGGAATGCGGTCGTCGGCAAGGACGACAAGGTGTTTCATCTCGGCGATTTCTCGTTTCTGAACCGGGACAAGACGGCGGCCATCGTATCGCGGCTCAACGGCTACAAGCATCTCATTCTCGGCAATCACGACCGGGGCCGCTCGCGCCAATGGTGGCTGGACGTCGGCTTCGACGAGGTGAGCGAGCATCCGGTCATCTACAAGGACTTCTTCTTCCTCTCGCACGAGCCGATGTACATGAACAAGCATATGCCTTACGTCAACGTGCACGGGCATATCCATGGGCAGAAATACGAGAGCGTCAATTACTTCAACGTCAGCGTGGAGCATTGGGATTACACGCCGCTCACCTTCGAGCAGATCCGCGATGCCGTCGTGCCGAGCGAGGAACAGGGATGA
- the coaD gene encoding pantetheine-phosphate adenylyltransferase — protein sequence MKVVYAGSFDPITLGHISVIERACSLFDEVHVIIANNRSKKHYFDIAQRTELVQLSIAHMSNTVVVPFEGIVADYVNANDVKAVIRGIRNSTDLEYELQLEQYMRSTTKADTVYLSPYVKDTQTSSSLVRMFLQSNKTELAQAYMHRDAYARMVTFTV from the coding sequence ATGAAAGTCGTCTATGCGGGAAGCTTCGATCCCATCACGCTGGGGCATATTTCGGTCATTGAGCGGGCATGCAGCCTGTTCGACGAGGTCCATGTCATTATTGCGAACAACCGCAGCAAGAAGCATTACTTCGACATCGCGCAGCGCACCGAGCTCGTGCAGCTGTCGATCGCGCATATGAGCAATACGGTCGTCGTGCCGTTCGAGGGCATCGTGGCGGATTACGTGAACGCGAACGACGTGAAAGCCGTTATTCGGGGCATCCGCAATTCCACGGACCTTGAATACGAGCTGCAGCTGGAGCAATACATGCGCAGCACGACGAAGGCGGACACCGTCTACCTGTCGCCGTACGTGAAAGACACGCAGACGAGCAGCTCGCTCGTGCGCATGTTCCTGCAATCGAACAAAACCGAGCTGGCACAGGCATACATGCACCGGGATGCGTATGCGCGAATGGTGACGTTCACGGTGTAA
- a CDS encoding bifunctional 5,10-methylenetetrahydrofolate dehydrogenase/5,10-methenyltetrahydrofolate cyclohydrolase translates to MSHAEKLILDGNAVAAGIKEQLEARIARLAERGITPCLATILVGGDPSSATYVRMKGNACKRLGISSIRVELPASTTTEELIAAIRKLNDDKSVHGILLQHPVPHGIDERAAFEAIAIEKDVDGVTTLGFAQNAFGFADYPSCTPAAIMAILAHYKLPIRGRHAVVIGRSPILGKPVSAMLLNADATVTTCHSRTEDLASIVRLADIVVAAVGKPKFVQGDWIKPGAVVLDAGYNPGNVGDVDYEACMANASAITPVPAGVGPVTIATLLKHTVDAAEKFGG, encoded by the coding sequence ATGTCTCATGCGGAAAAGCTTATTTTGGACGGAAACGCGGTCGCGGCCGGCATCAAGGAACAGCTGGAAGCGCGCATCGCAAGGCTGGCGGAGCGGGGGATCACGCCGTGTCTGGCTACGATTCTGGTCGGCGGGGACCCTTCCTCCGCCACGTACGTCAGGATGAAAGGCAATGCGTGCAAGCGGCTTGGCATCTCGTCGATTCGCGTGGAGCTGCCGGCGAGCACGACGACGGAGGAGCTCATTGCCGCCATTCGTAAACTGAACGACGACAAGTCGGTGCACGGCATTCTGCTGCAGCATCCGGTGCCGCACGGGATCGACGAGCGCGCGGCGTTCGAGGCGATCGCGATCGAGAAGGACGTCGATGGCGTGACCACGCTCGGCTTCGCGCAGAACGCCTTCGGCTTCGCGGATTATCCATCCTGCACGCCGGCGGCGATTATGGCGATATTGGCGCATTACAAGCTTCCGATCCGGGGCCGTCATGCCGTCGTCATCGGCAGAAGTCCCATTCTCGGCAAGCCCGTCTCCGCCATGCTGCTGAACGCGGACGCGACGGTGACGACCTGCCATTCCAGAACGGAGGATCTCGCCTCCATCGTCCGTCTTGCGGACATCGTCGTCGCTGCCGTAGGCAAGCCGAAATTCGTGCAGGGCGACTGGATTAAGCCCGGTGCCGTCGTGCTGGACGCCGGATATAATCCCGGCAATGTCGGCGATGTAGATTACGAGGCGTGCATGGCGAATGCTTCCGCGATCACGCCTGTGCCGGCAGGCGTCGGCCCGGTAACGATCGCGACGCTGCTGAAGCATACGGTGGACGCGGCGGAGAAGTTCGGGGGTTAA
- a CDS encoding outer membrane protein assembly factor BamB family protein, with translation MRKFKHSLLGVLAAGLVAASLGAGGTASAQYGSEPSYSLETNYGFENKVPTAKALWSAELDLPSGTERIQYPPAVGETNLYYIKSGALVARSIASGKTLWSFGAKLLPGSAVIAGSFVYAGSADGSVYKVNPSTGSGTRIYQSKEKQLVSLKADGSTLYASSNSGLASINLATGKLNWTAGSDAVGHNGMTILGSMLLVGTFESGAITVNTFYAIDKATGKTLWKLEGSHDKLLKADGDTLYFNNDWPHTDESAYVATIDIVSAKTGKVTGSKPFVAVSTALPAMYQAPKYVTVDGNDVYILTQDNKLFSYNLNDGTDAVARYVTDGGSFIAGPYNGKVFFQNVDNLGFHARKLVDQSSLFYEGLDNPASRVDFKNAGMYVGQTDGEVYALNVTTGKAAFRFQTQARNYGPFQVAGSTLIVQAEGKLYAFRLPEELTKPLATGPTGAFVKAEAGLIIDGKTKQFQPSMMTLNDRMFVPMRFLMQEIGAKVSYDAPNKQTTITYGKAAFTLTENSAFAVKDGKQVALTYGPTILNGSLYVPIGDVGKLLGIAVNWEPGPRTVVVTTAAAGA, from the coding sequence ATGCGCAAATTTAAACATTCCTTGCTCGGCGTGCTTGCAGCCGGGCTGGTCGCCGCATCGCTAGGGGCCGGAGGCACGGCTTCCGCGCAATACGGCAGCGAGCCGAGCTACAGCCTGGAGACGAACTACGGCTTCGAAAATAAAGTACCGACGGCCAAGGCGCTCTGGAGCGCGGAGCTTGATCTCCCTTCCGGCACGGAACGCATCCAATATCCGCCCGCCGTGGGCGAGACCAATCTCTATTACATCAAGAGCGGCGCACTCGTTGCGCGGAGCATCGCTTCCGGCAAGACGCTGTGGTCGTTCGGCGCCAAGCTGCTGCCGGGCTCGGCCGTCATTGCCGGGAGCTTCGTCTATGCGGGCAGCGCCGATGGCAGCGTGTATAAGGTGAATCCGTCGACGGGCTCGGGCACCCGCATCTATCAGTCGAAAGAGAAGCAGCTCGTCTCGCTCAAGGCGGACGGCTCTACGCTGTACGCGTCATCGAACAGCGGGCTGGCATCGATTAATTTGGCGACTGGCAAATTGAATTGGACAGCCGGGAGCGATGCGGTCGGCCATAACGGAATGACCATTCTCGGCAGCATGCTGCTTGTCGGCACCTTCGAGTCGGGCGCGATCACGGTGAACACGTTCTATGCCATCGACAAGGCGACGGGCAAGACGCTGTGGAAGCTGGAGGGCAGCCACGACAAGCTGCTGAAGGCGGACGGAGATACGCTGTACTTCAATAACGACTGGCCGCATACCGACGAATCCGCCTATGTGGCGACGATCGATATCGTCAGCGCCAAGACGGGCAAAGTAACCGGCAGCAAGCCGTTCGTCGCGGTCAGCACGGCGCTGCCCGCGATGTACCAAGCTCCGAAATACGTGACGGTCGACGGCAATGACGTTTATATTCTGACGCAGGACAACAAACTGTTCTCGTATAACTTGAACGACGGCACGGATGCTGTTGCGAGGTACGTGACCGATGGCGGGAGTTTCATAGCCGGCCCCTACAACGGCAAAGTGTTCTTCCAGAACGTCGACAACCTGGGCTTCCATGCCCGCAAGCTCGTGGATCAGTCTTCGCTGTTCTATGAAGGCTTGGACAATCCGGCAAGCCGGGTGGATTTCAAGAATGCCGGCATGTACGTCGGTCAGACGGACGGCGAGGTGTACGCGCTGAACGTGACGACGGGCAAAGCGGCTTTCCGCTTCCAGACGCAAGCTCGGAATTACGGCCCGTTCCAGGTCGCGGGCAGCACGCTGATCGTGCAGGCCGAAGGCAAGCTCTATGCGTTCCGGCTGCCGGAAGAGCTGACGAAGCCGCTGGCCACGGGACCGACGGGCGCGTTCGTGAAAGCGGAGGCCGGCCTGATCATCGACGGCAAGACGAAGCAATTCCAGCCGAGCATGATGACGCTGAACGACCGGATGTTCGTGCCGATGCGATTCCTCATGCAGGAGATCGGGGCGAAAGTCAGTTATGACGCGCCGAATAAGCAAACCACGATTACGTACGGGAAAGCCGCTTTCACCCTTACCGAGAATTCGGCCTTCGCCGTGAAGGACGGCAAACAGGTTGCTTTGACTTATGGGCCAACGATTCTGAACGGCAGCTTGTACGTGCCGATCGGCGATGTCGGGAAGCTGCTGGGCATTGCGGTCAATTGGGAGCCGGGCCCGCGGACAGTGGTCGTTACGACGGCGGCGGCAGGAGCATAG
- a CDS encoding ThuA domain-containing protein, whose amino-acid sequence MSEINDNSEAAGSRQAGDNGQANRTTGNAGPIQALLLGDFTEAPWHPLEPARAEIQSILAPEFLLTATEDYNVLNELNQAEYPLCISYTDCWNRALAPEQTAGLLRYVAGGGGLLVIHNGVSLQSSPELAQLIGARFTGHPPYQSLNYHPVYGHHLLDGVESFALDEEPYLFELDSLAARTEFLTFEFEGERYPAGWERAYGLGKLVYLQPGHHAPSFKPASYQRLVRNCARWASGR is encoded by the coding sequence ATGAGCGAAATCAACGACAACTCGGAAGCTGCCGGCAGCAGGCAAGCCGGCGATAACGGACAAGCCAACAGGACAACGGGAAACGCCGGCCCGATTCAAGCGCTGCTGCTCGGCGACTTCACGGAAGCCCCTTGGCATCCGCTGGAGCCGGCGCGCGCCGAGATTCAGTCTATTCTAGCTCCTGAATTCCTATTGACCGCGACCGAAGATTACAACGTCTTGAACGAGCTGAACCAAGCGGAATACCCGTTATGCATCTCTTATACGGACTGCTGGAATCGCGCGCTGGCGCCGGAGCAGACCGCAGGCTTGCTTCGTTACGTGGCGGGCGGCGGCGGACTGCTCGTCATTCACAACGGCGTTTCCCTGCAAAGCAGCCCTGAGCTGGCACAGCTGATCGGCGCGCGTTTTACCGGCCATCCTCCTTATCAATCTCTTAACTATCATCCGGTTTACGGACACCATCTGCTGGACGGAGTCGAATCGTTCGCGCTGGACGAGGAGCCGTATCTGTTCGAGCTCGATTCGCTAGCTGCGCGGACGGAGTTCCTGACCTTCGAATTCGAAGGCGAGCGTTATCCTGCGGGATGGGAACGCGCCTACGGACTCGGCAAGCTCGTCTATTTGCAGCCTGGGCATCATGCCCCGTCGTTTAAGCCTGCATCGTATCAGCGGCTTGTGCGCAATTGCGCGCGTTGGGCGTCCGGACGTTAA
- a CDS encoding SDR family NAD(P)-dependent oxidoreductase produces MAQNRQVCITGTDRGIGLELVRGLLQAGCTVYAGGIVSPNPELERLNEQFPGQLHAFLLDVGSDASVQEAAEWIRSLTPALDMLINNAALLGDTEKTVADELDFSEMQRVYDITALGAIRMANALLEPIMNGGKLIVNITSEAGSIGNSYREAWFGYCMAKAALNMGSTIIHNRIRGDGGRVLLLHPGWVKTSMSGTWNDSGTHTPQQSAAFILGRIEERRSELHDRPLYLEADTGNELPW; encoded by the coding sequence ATGGCACAGAATCGACAGGTTTGCATTACGGGTACCGACCGCGGGATCGGGCTCGAATTGGTGAGAGGCTTGCTGCAAGCAGGCTGCACCGTGTACGCGGGCGGCATCGTCAGCCCGAATCCCGAGCTGGAACGGCTGAACGAACAGTTCCCGGGACAGCTTCATGCCTTCCTGCTGGACGTCGGCAGCGACGCCAGCGTACAGGAAGCCGCGGAGTGGATTCGCAGCCTTACGCCGGCGCTCGACATGCTGATCAACAACGCCGCACTGCTCGGGGACACGGAGAAGACGGTGGCGGACGAGCTCGATTTTAGCGAAATGCAGCGGGTCTACGACATCACGGCGCTCGGCGCCATTCGCATGGCCAACGCGCTGCTCGAACCGATCATGAACGGCGGCAAGCTGATCGTGAATATCACCTCGGAAGCCGGAAGCATCGGGAACAGCTATCGCGAGGCCTGGTTCGGCTACTGCATGGCCAAGGCCGCCCTGAACATGGGCTCGACCATCATCCATAACCGCATTCGCGGGGACGGCGGACGCGTGCTGCTGCTCCACCCCGGCTGGGTCAAGACATCGATGAGCGGCACGTGGAATGACTCCGGCACGCATACGCCGCAGCAATCGGCAGCCTTTATTCTGGGCCGGATCGAAGAGCGCCGTAGCGAGCTCCATGACCGGCCGCTATACCTCGAAGCGGATACCGGCAACGAGTTGCCATGGTGA